A stretch of Rhinoderma darwinii isolate aRhiDar2 chromosome 4, aRhiDar2.hap1, whole genome shotgun sequence DNA encodes these proteins:
- the MSL2 gene encoding E3 ubiquitin-protein ligase MSL2, which yields MNPVNATTLFISASRLVLNYDPGDPQAAAEICKMLPFFRQALACCVCGNLLEDPLAPINSACQHYVCKQCKGKKMMMKPSCSWCKDYDQFEENEQLGILVSCYKKLCEYITHTPLAQDLLNTVECSADILAFLPEESTPEEQHGKSSEPPSPLCPSHSPLPSNSELATELDANICPILQDTPDLHSECTVANGLPKCNGLSSETELSVNIPSPESPIDLCYTAVDIKTEDLSEGLETVCAPVSTSELCAAGLDICGYNDDLKSSDPLLLSVEEVLQSLETVSSSEVTDCDLQHSLDTSVSNGAFLDICPQPLTHAILLSDSHAPPLGLSCTGATLKMVKTNRKRSRSESDSEKVLPLPISSIILGPALGSPTPFLLTRENRNFLQPIVTVPNGGSSSKISKTILLSNKTLKKNPEHMHKKSHPKSKPPLLKTKDKMKEKLPSNNVVPGSPTKTVYKKPPEKRGCKCGRATQNPSVLTCRGQRCPCYSNRKACLDCICRGCQNSYMANGEKKLEAFAVPEKALEQTRLTLGINVTSIAVRNASTSASVLNVAGSPVATFLAASPHDDKSLDEAIDLRFDC from the exons ATGAACCCAGTGAATGCCACCACTCTGTTCATCTCAGCGAGCCGACTGGTGCTGAACTACGACCCCGGGGACCCTCAAGCTGCTGCCGAGATCTGCAAGATGCTGCCTTTCTTCAGACAGGCCCTGGCCTGCTGTGTTTGTG gaaaCTTGCTTGAAGACCCTTTAGCTCCAATCAATTCAGCTTGTCAACATTATGTTTGCAAGCAGTGCAAAGGTAAGAAGATGATGATGAAGCCTTCCTGCAGCTGGTGTAAGGACTATGACCAGTTTGAGGAGAATGAGCAATTGGGCATCTTGGTGAGCTGCTACAAAAAGCTATGTGAGTACATCACGCACACCCCGCTGGCACAGGACTTATTAAATACTGTGGAGTGCTCGGCTGACATTTTGGCATTTCTTCCTGAAGAATCGACACCAGAAGAACAACATGGCAAATCTTCTGAGCCCCCCTCACCGCTGTGTCCTTCTCATTCTCCTTTACCTTCAAATTCAGAACTGGCTACTGAGCTCGACGCAAACATCTGTCCCATCCTCCAAGACACACCCGATCTCCATAGTGAATGCACAGTCGCTAATGGTTTGCCCAAGTGCAATGGGTTATCATCTGAAACGGAACTCTCTGTAAATATCCCTTCCCCTGAGAGCCCCATTGACCTTTGTTACACCGCTGTCGATATTAAAACAGAAGATTTGTCTGAGGGCTTAGAGACGGTCTGTGCCCCGGTTTCCACTAGTGAATTATGTGCAGCTGGACTTgatatatgtggttataatgaTGATCTCAAAAGCAGTGACCCTCTGCTTCTTAGTGTAGAGGAAGTTCTCCAGAGTCTTGAAACGGTTTCCAGTTCAGAAGTTACTGACTGTGACCTGCAACACTCTCTGGACACATCCGTGTCAAATGGAGCATTTTTGGATATTTGCCCACAGCCCCTTACTCATGCTATTCTGTTATCGGACAGCCATGCACCCCCTCTTGGTCTCTCTTGTACAGGTGCAACCCTAAAAATGGTGAAAACAAACCGCAAGCGGTCACGTTCCGAGAGTGACAGTGAAAAAGTTTTGCCACTTCCCATCTCCAGCATTATCCTTGGGCCTGCACTTGGGTCCCCTACTCCTTTTCTACTAACTCGGGAAAACAGGAACTTCTTGCAGCCCATTGTTACTGTCCCCAATGGGGGTAGCTCGTCTAAAATTAGCAAGACTATTCTTTTATCAAATAAAACCTTAAAGAAAAATCCAGAGCACATGCATAAGAAATCACATCCAAAATCCAAACCACCGTTGCTGAAAACAAAGGACAAGATGAAGGAGAAACTCCCCAGCAATAATGTGGTTCCCGGGAGTCCAACAAAAACCGTGTATAAAAAGCCACCTGAGAAGAGAGGCTGCAAATGTGGACGAGCTACTCAAAATCCAAGTGTTCTTACCTGTCGAGGCCAGCGATGCCCTTGTTATTCAAATCGGAAAGCTTGTCTGGACTGTATTTGCCGTGGCTGCCAAAACTCTTACATGGCAAATGGGGAGAAAAAACTAGAGGCGTTTGCGGTGCCAGAGAAGGCTTTAGAGCAGACCCGGCTTACTCTGGGCATTAACGTGACCAGCATTGCAGTGCGCAATGCCAGCACAAGCGCCAGTGTCCTAAATGTCGCGGGTTCTCCCGTAGCAACATTTCTAGCTGCCAGTCCCCACGATGACAAAAGTTTAGATGAAGCTATAGACTTGAGATTTGACTGTTGA